Proteins encoded together in one Chryseobacterium taklimakanense window:
- a CDS encoding DUF937 domain-containing protein → MSLIDLITGNAGTQVAEQAENKFGIQKNQVIALLAVAAPLVISYLRNKSQDANEAEALNQALDRDHDGSVLNDPSQLEARQQEGGSILDHIFGGQKAQVENSLSEQTGISMNKIGPILGMLAPLIMGYIGREKQSNGVNSGGLGDLLGGILGGAQNQAQAQPSNPINDILGQVLGGGQQQQSSGNPLNDILGQVLGGGQQQQQQGGLGGLLGSILGGR, encoded by the coding sequence ATGAGTTTAATTGATCTAATCACAGGAAATGCCGGCACACAGGTAGCTGAGCAGGCAGAAAACAAATTCGGAATTCAGAAAAATCAGGTGATCGCACTTTTGGCAGTGGCGGCACCACTGGTAATTTCTTATCTTAGAAATAAATCTCAGGACGCTAATGAAGCTGAAGCTCTGAACCAGGCGCTTGACAGAGACCACGACGGTTCTGTTCTGAACGATCCTTCACAACTGGAAGCAAGACAGCAGGAAGGCGGATCAATCCTAGACCATATTTTCGGTGGGCAAAAAGCACAGGTAGAAAATTCTCTTTCTGAACAGACCGGAATTTCCATGAATAAAATCGGTCCAATCCTGGGGATGCTGGCTCCGCTGATCATGGGTTACATTGGTAGAGAAAAACAGTCTAACGGAGTAAATTCCGGAGGTTTGGGTGATTTACTTGGCGGAATTTTGGGCGGCGCTCAAAACCAAGCTCAGGCTCAGCCTTCAAATCCAATCAATGACATTCTTGGTCAGGTTCTGGGTGGCGGGCAGCAACAGCAGTCATCCGGAAATCCTTTGAATGATATCCTTGGCCAGGTTCTGGGTGGCGGACAGCAACAGCAGCAACAGGGCGGACTTGGCGGATTGCTGGGTTCTATTCTTGGAGGAAGATAA
- the yajC gene encoding preprotein translocase subunit YajC, with the protein MMTILLQAAAGDSMMPTLLMFGLFFVFMYFVMLRPQMQKQKKEQNFQGSLKVGQRVVTTSGMHGRIAQIHEDGVVIETLSGKLKFEKAAISREFTAQRFPESAEEKK; encoded by the coding sequence ATGATGACTATATTATTGCAGGCTGCTGCAGGAGATTCGATGATGCCAACGCTTTTAATGTTCGGCCTTTTCTTTGTTTTTATGTATTTTGTAATGCTGCGTCCGCAAATGCAGAAGCAGAAAAAAGAGCAGAATTTTCAGGGTTCACTAAAAGTTGGGCAAAGGGTAGTGACGACCTCAGGAATGCACGGCAGAATTGCCCAGATCCACGAAGACGGTGTAGTAATTGAAACGCTTTCAGGAAAACTGAAGTTTGAAAAAGCCGCTATTTCCAGAGAATTCACAGCGCAAAGATTTCCGGAATCTGCTGAGGAGAAGAAATAA